aaaagctggtatggactggtagctaggagtgcctatctcatagcgagcgttgacttgagacttacttggttggaggcagcgaggcaggtcactgtcaagggttggttcaagttgctgagtgaccctgccaaagaaggatgatttgaacttggaggctttacttcatagtccccaggggcttcccgcccttcggggcggaccccgtacctggttccaagtgattggactactttccgatcacatggattgatttctccaatgctggagcggttccctgatcgctgggcggtccctaagtgtccgttggccttcctttgtcttggctcctgctggcgccgaggagtctggcttggctttcttcaccttaactgttgccattgtgccctggaatcgctcattactatgcagatggctgctgcattactatgcagatggctgctggttttagtgctgtctggtttcttacaggttccaatatacatgatttctgtatttgctagtctttgcctgtgttggctgaatttcccttcaacctttgcagttctccattttaagtcgggaagtggccaactcaggtggctacaggaagCAAAGATATAAGTGTGATGCCCCAGTGGAggtgaagcatgactacagattttgaatctgcactggattctgcaatacctgtccgaGAGATAGTGCACCTTTGCTTTCTGGAGGCTTGTatatgtcaactaaggcattaaactttgttaaagatttgaagtaatcactgagactTGTAAGGATGGGCAATTACATCTGAAAGACTCTTAAACAACATAGGTTAAAATACATTGCTAAATCCAAATGTTCTTCAGCTCTGAGTcaactgggaggacaggcgtgccaacattagtgtccttgaaggagtcaatagcaccagtatcgaggccaaAATCAATTCCACGGGCCACCCATATGCTTAGAATGTCAGAGTCCAGATTGCCAAATCAAATCTTTTCCAACCAGCTCAAGGAAGGACCCCGAACACAAGGCGAACAATAGAAGCTCTTTAAAGActccttgaaggcttacctcaagaaacagaacatagacgtcaatgcctgggtattctttgctcagaagagaccaacTTGGAGGAATCTCCTGATTGAGGGGACACTATTTTTTGAGAACACCCTAGCATCCAAGAaccaatcccaccttttggaaactcctgccaagtgaaatgaaataaaatgaaaatcgcttattgtcacaagtagcttcaaatgaagttactgtgaaaagcccctagtcgccacatttcagcacctgttcggggaggctggtacgggaattgaaccatgctgctggcctgccttggtctgatataaaagccagctctttagccctgtgctaaaccagcccccgggttagtgattgaagatgtggctctgGGATCAGGCTCATtagccacacaaggacccacagaacccgtgaccatTAACATGGACAATCATACTCCTTAGTGAGTGATCACTGTATTCTATcagttatagttcctttaatggaataacaTCCTCATGCCAAGCCAAAGTTTAAAGAAATCTTTCTTTCACTGTCTGAGTCCAAGCTCATTTTATACAGTGAAgtactttttaatggaattaacagcctcatgacaaaccaaagtttaaaaaatatatatcttcctttcacaTTATTTGCATTTTAAGcgtatttataaatgctaaacacgAATAATATAAACATTAACCTGCCAAACAAATGGCTACcactgtctcctgcctctgctcgatgatcCTGGACCCAGAAATAAAAGTGTAAATAAAAAGGAGTAAAAACATCGGGCAAGTCGACCAAGTTAGCGCTGACCCTGGATTTTTAATTGAGCAGGTCCATGAGTTCAATCTGTCAAAAAAAAAAGTGGGCCAGGAGTTTGAATGCCGTGCGCTTCCAGTATGCATGCGTGTGCATCCGCACTTCTGGGCTGTTGCACTGCGTATGTGCAAGGCCCCGCGACTCAAGTTGGGGGCCCGAAAGGAAGTTATGGGCCCAATGTGAAGGAGTTGGAGAATGGTTTCATGgacgaggaacttcagttatgaagataaatGGGAGAAGTTGGAACTGTTCTCCTTAGTGATAAAAGGTCAGGTGTGGTAGAAtgtgtacaaaatcatgagggggtcaGAACAGGATagttgggagaaactgttcccactcatgaaaggattgGTTAAAGTCTGGAATGCACGGTTGCTTGAGTGTGATGGAGGTAGGTTTAATTAAAGCATTCAATAGTGAAttggactgttatctgaaaaggacggTACAGGGCAGGAAGAAGGCGGTTAATTGCTCATTTGGGCAGGCGTCAATGATGGAATGTGTAGATCAACGACGGAAGGTAATTCTGTGCATATTGATCCTCCGACCGTCAGAGGGCGCTCCACCCTCCCCCGCACTAACCTTAGTCGCTGTGCACCCGGGCACCAGGAAAATGCGGCACTGGAATTAATCACTCGCAGTCCGGGAAGGTGCGGCACTGGTTCACTCATACTCCGTTCCGGGTTTTCCGTCCTGTCAGTGGCGGCTCCACCTCCGCCGCCCCTCCCCCGGGAAGTCATCGCCATCCGGGAGGGGGTCTCAGTATTTAAGGGCCGGCGAAGCCCCGCCGCTTCCTCTTCCAGTTGTGATTGCGGCCTGAGTGCAGGTTGGCCGGCTCTGTACGCTCCTGGCTCACCGCTGTTCGTTCACTTTCAGAGTCTCAAGCGAAGAAGTCGACGGATAAGTCGGTCAGGAAGTTACCATGGTGAGAGGAGCGGGCGGTGGGCGCGAGCGAGCTGGCGGCTCCCCCCAGGCCCGGGGCCCGCGCCGGGTTCGCCCACGTGCTGCCGCCACCCCGAGCTGCAACTCCAGCAGCGAGTGAGCTCCTGGTGTATTGAATCCAACCGGACTTACTTTGGGGTGGCTGCACGGCGAATCTGGGGGAGGGTAAAAGAGGCGCTGATCCATCACGATGCACCGAAACAAATCAACAACACCCTGTAAATATTCAGTAGCTGAGCGGATCTAGTCTGCACGTTTCTAGTCCACCTTTGCAGTAGCTAATTGTGTTCGTTCTGGGTTGCCTTGCCGGCTTAAGTCATTTTATTTGACCAGATTCGGCCTATTTAAACCAATTTCCACCCAGGTTTGCCACGTTTTATCCCCCATGGGAGGCACAGCATCGCTAATTCAGCAAATGCATGGCCTGGTATATTACCAATGCCAAATTGTTCTGTTAAATAAAACGCAACTGCCTGGCTGATGCAAGGTGTTGATGAAATGGCTCCGCTTTCAGATTTTTGTAGGCATTTTTAAATAACAATGTTGCGTATTCCAGGTTTCCCCACTGTACACTGAAGTTTTCCCGGTTATGAAGTTCCAAGCCTATAAACAATTCAGATAGGCATTTGAGTTTTTAAACTTTAGTCTGTTGGCAATGTGCTTCTAAACTGGTTTCTTCGTGTGTTACTTGGGCGGAAAAGTTACATAATCGCTGAGCACTCTATTTAGTTCACTGTTTTATTTTAAACAGGCATTTAAAGATCCTGGCAAAGCACCTGTCGAACAGGAGGTCGCCATTCACCGAATTAGAATTACCTTGACCAGCCGGAATGTAAAATCACTTGAGAAGGGTAAATATAACTTTAAAATTTGCAATATATATTTATCTTCACTTCTGCAACTCGGTGAAGTGCTAAACTAGCCCTGATGATGCTTTTTCTTTGAGAAAATGAGCATGAGAATTATAGATAAAAAGAAACAACTTTTGTCATGCAATTTGGGGCTGTTATTACCGAAATAAATTCACAAAGGGTCAAACCTCTAACTGACTGAACCACTGAGTTTGCATTTGCTGGCAAGGAGGACATTAATGTGAATGAAACAACATGATTTGCTTTATACGCTATTCTGAGCCAGTTTTGGTGTTGACAAAAATTATAGTGATATGCTTTCTTTGCTAATACCTTACTTCTCTCCAGTTTGTGCTGATCTAATTCGTGGTGCCAAAGAGAAGAATCTGAAGGTTAAGGGACCTGTTCGCATGCCCACCAAGGTAGGTAATATCTTTATACAGGGAAAAACTGGTTGCAAATCTGATATTTTCAGCAACATTTTATTTCATAACTTCTTGAGGTAAATTCAATGTTATGGgaaagtaatgatgtggagatgccaactatcatattgcatctttgactttgtctatataaattttCTGGAACCTACCCctccattcacctgaagaaggagcagtgcttcgaaagctagtgatttgaaacaaacttgttagattttaacatggtgttgtaagactttttacatgGGAAGTGCACTGATGAGAGTATTTGTTATAGGGGTGAGTGGGGGCAAAGAGTTGCAATTACATTGGAGGCTGTAGCGATAAGATTGCCTAGTTGGTCTGCTTTTCCTTTTGATCCTGGCTCCAAAGGGTGCTTCTGTCGTTCCCTTTTCGGAGACTGAGCATTACAATCTAGGTAATCTAGCTTTGTACTGGATACGATGTAACCATTAGATGTGATGGGAGTATCTTTTTTTTCCTGGAGTGCAAGAGAACTTGTGACAATATTAGAAGAGCAGGGAGTTCTAATGACAGTACTTGATGATAATCTTGTCATAAGtgggcttactgcaatgaagttactgtgaaaagcccctagtcggcacactctGGTGCTGCCTGTTCAggtatgagggagaattcagaatgtccaattcgcctaacgacCACGTCTTCCGGGGcttgcaggaggaaactggagcacctgaagggaacccacgcagacactaggagaacatgcagacagtgacccaagctgcgaatcaaaccggggaccctggtgctgcgaagcaatagtgctaaccactgctattgTGCTGTCCATATTCCTCTATTGTTTATAATTTCTGATTATTTATCTCTGGGCTACTGTGCAGATTGTCAAGCAAATTTGCCTGCATTACAGCATGGAGatttctgggggtggtggggggggggggggggggggagggagagagagaatactTATTCCCTAGGTGCTGATGAAAGGTGCTAAAtataagtgaagttactgtgaaaagcccctagtcgccacattccagtgcctgtttggggaggccactATGGGAATTGAatgtgtgctgctggccttgttctgcattacaagccagctgtttagcccactgctaaaccagccccaatgtaagcctactcgtgacaaagattattattattattattaataataataaaatcTGGGTAGCCAGGAATGTGGGTTTGGGTGAAGTGTTTATTTGTTCAGTTGTCTAACTGCAAAAGCTGGTAAAGGCAGTGTCTAGTTTCTGGAATATTCTCAAGGGTTACAAGGGGAGTGATTAACTCATGGTGGCATAGCTATTTTTGAAATGCTGTGTGGGGTTTTATTGTGGAAGTCATGTTATTAGGTGCTATTGGGTTGGTCATAACTATTTGTGTAATGAGATGCAATGTGTGGCTGCACAATTGAGGCTTGGATCCCAACCCCCCCACTAATTTGAATGGATTGGGAGATGTTAAACGACTGTTGGACACCATGGGAATTGACTGCTAATATTCAGTTGAGACAATGCTGTCTCAGTGCATAATGTCATAGGCGGAAGTGGCAGCCATTCTTATCAATAATGTCCCAGAATTAGTGTGGTTATGGATCAGCCCTCCCTCGTACTCCTCTGGtttgtttcaaaatgaatgtttcatCCAGTACTGCATTGGCCTGTCTAGAGAATTCAAACCATGGCATCATGTGTGCACCCATAGCGTTAAGCCGTTAATTGACATTAACATTTGGCTATAAACTAAAATGTTCAGGAATCTTGCTACAGCTACCCTTCCAGTACAGCTACCAGCAGTTATTCTGGTACtgattgatttagccattttggtGGAAGTTGTCAGTATAAAGTTGAAATGCCTGGGGCTATCTGAATTTGTGGAAAATAGTTCATCATTTAATTTGAATATTCCTTAAGAGGATTCAATCACTGCATAATCTGTTGTATACTTTATTTCAGACTCTGCGTATCACAACAAGAAAGACTCCTTGTGGTGAAGGTTCCAAAACCTGGGATCGCTTCCAAATGAGGATCCACAAGCGTCTGATTGATTTACACAGTCCATCTGAAATTGTGAAACAGATCACCTCCATTAGTATCGAGCCTGGTGTGGAAGTGGAAGTTACAATTGCTGATGCCTAAATGTCTATGGAAATAAGTacaataaaataaatttaaaatcctGTGATGCTTTTTCTTATTGAAATTCATTAACTTTACAAGGATATTCTAGACCAAATTCAGGTAATTGGCAAACGTGTGATGAGGAAAATCTGTTAATGCAGCAAATGGttgtgatctggaatacactgcctaagTGGTGGAGCAGGTCTAAACAAGGATTTCAAATTCAAAAGAAAATTTGTTGATGAGTGGAGAATTTGTATGACTAATGGGCAAAGTCTGTAGGGGAGTTGCAGCAGAGTTGACttgcacgatggactgaatggttttcTTCAGTGCTGTACTATTCTGATTCTGTAAATGGGCTTTTCTTCATTGAAGTAAATCAGTGAAGCCGCCACTTCTGGTGACAGTTTCTCCATAAGTATTAAAATTACAAGGTTAATTAAGTGACAATATTCTAACTAATAGATTTGTTTGTATACTGTTGCAAAATGCCATGTCAAATGCATTGTAACCTCAAGACCTAAATGGTTGCACTGATGTGGCTTTCTCTCTATTCTAATTGgttgggattttaaaaaaaaatacaaatcTTTGCCAGCTTGAATGTAGTTTGGTTTAATTACAAAAGTCGATTCTTAACTATAACCTGCTCTTGTGACAATAGCATGAAGATAAACCAATGAGATTTTTGCTTGAACTTCTGCCACACCCAGCAGTGTGCCAATCTGCAGCTCAGTGTTGCTGTCCCCATTTCTATTTTGATTTGGGGCCTTGCTATCCTGGTGCATCAAGCCCCTGTAAAAATCACCTGTAGCTTGCTGTCTGAGATCAGCACTGCTTGTTGTCAGTTGCATTTCATGAAACAGCATTCTCAGTTTTTGTGGAGATCATAAACAAATCAAAACTACATAATTGGGTTCCAATAATTTCAAGCTCCTGAGAATTTGTCAAATTATGCATAACTACAGCCATGTATTAATCAGATCAAATTATGCTCTGAAAACTGGTTTGTTCTTGATTATTGATATTTGGACTTAACTGGATTTCAAATCCAGTACAGCATAAATTCTAGAGGAAAAAATTGTGATCCGAATTTGGTCAAGGATTGATGCATGGTGTTGGTTTATTCTGCAATTTGTATTGTGCAAATTGTTACTGCAGCTAAAGTGGAAACTGACCCTAACCAGCAGTTACAGCCCTACAAAGGTAGGTATACTCTTTCAATTGAACAAAGAATCAAAGGATCCTCTATTTATACTTGTAAAATATTTGCAAAACACTAAAAATAAAATGAACCCAGaaacccccactctttccccccccccccccccgcatatctgTCTAAATAGTTGATGGTAACTAGCTCCCCGAAATGCAGAATGAAGAAGCCCTGAAGCCTTATCGTGTGTAACCCCTCATTTGCACCTCGAGTAAATTTCACCTTTAAATGCAGGAAATCCATTAGATTGCCCAGCTATGCTGAGGCACAGGATGGaggagctgacctccaccccaacagaatctgCCTGCAAATGATCAGTGAGTCATTTGCTCCCACCTGCAACTCTTGACGGGTCTCATCCTGAATTCAACCCCCAGGGAAACCAGGCTCCCAAGTACACAAGCAAGACTGCCAACATGATGCTGAAGAATGACCTCCAAAGTTTCTCCAACTTTGGGCTGGACCATAACGTATGTATATGATTAGCTGGAGCCCCTTCCACACCGCTCGCaaatatcctctaccccctcaaacagctggcaTATCCTTGACTTTGTCAGTTATGCCTTGTGTACCACCTTTCGATGGGTCGGCCCCAGCCTCTCACAGGATTGAGGTATTTGCCGTCAGCAGCACCTCGCACCACAATCACTCCGGCGCCATCCCCAACTCCTCACACTTGACCAGGAACACCTCTTCCAACACCCTCCTATAAGTCACTGAGCTgatccctccctccaaccccattaTCGACGACACCTCCAGCAACGAAGATTAAGGTGCTATCGGAAAGACCAGCTGAATGTACTTCAAACCCCACACGAACACAAGATTATCTTCAGCTTACAAACCGCCCTTCCAAAAACAAGTCCTTCATTTTCACACCTCTTTCCTCCCATCCCcagaaccttgcatccatcctccccggctcaaacccatgattcccttggATCAGCATCAACCTTGACCCTGCCCCTAACCTAAAATGCTGCTGAAAGTGCCTCCATATGTTCAGCATAGGGATTCCAAAAATCGCTCTGGAGCAATGCTGTAGCCAGCATCCGCAACCCCAACCCCATACAAgcacctgcctccatcctcacccacaaagcctatTTATGCTcttttattaattttttaaaatttagaatacccaattatttattccaATAGGGGGCAATTTGGTGCGACCAATCCACCTGTcccgcatatcttttgggttgtgggggtgagacccacgcagacattgggagaatgtgcaaactccacacagacagtggatcCGGAGCTGAGATCAAACATGGATCCtcggtgctgggaggcagcagtgctaaccactgctgccgtaCCGTCCTATATGTTCTTTTAAATAGAAAAACATTTAAAAACGGGACTGCCTCTGATCGGGCCCAGCAGGTAAATActctaatctttcttattgtcacaagttgtcttacattaacactgcaatgaagttactatgaaaatatgTGAAACCCCTCGTAATGGTGCATTATCCTCCATTTGATTCATTTTGACACAGTTAATGTGATCCCTTCATCCTTTGATTCAAGGGAGCATTTTGCCTCTGCGCAAAGATGGTAAAGATTTTATATCCACAATCGATATTTACAGTCATTAAAAGATTTGACTTCATGTTAACTAACTAGCATCTGGTACCCAACCTGACTTAACTGCATGTGCTGTGTGCCATGGCATTATGGATCGTTTAGATGTAATAATTTAACTGAATAGTTATCTTTTTGACATTCTTTCCAAGCAGATCCTTGATGAATTAATGCTTAAGCAATATCCAGTTCCATAATTAACTCTGTCAGAGAGGctttcgggcggggggggggggggggggggggggcattgcttaTCGAAGCTCTCAACTTTGAGGCAGCACTTGACTGAAGGGTATTAGCAAAATAGGCCAGTGATGTAGGAATATGCTTGTGTTATGATCCTAGTTGGTGTTGGTACTggtggttagcactaatgcctcacagcaccacggacctgggttcaattccagccttgggtgacactggagtttgtgcattctccccgtacctgcgtggttttcccctgagtgctctggtttcctcagtccaaagatgtgcaggttaggtggggttatggggataggacaagcGAGTGGATGCtgtttgagggtcagtgcagacttcatgggccatATGGctgccttccgcactgtagggattatctgggaaggtcccagaattgaaccctggctaAAATGTTTATTTTAGAAAACATGAatagtcacaggactgccaattacaTAATAGCAAAAataaattaaacatgaaaagtttgactgtAACACTTAGCAACTCTTTCACCCCCACGTATCTTCACAAATGCACACAGATTTAAAAGATAACCGGTTATAAAATGTATCTTCAGCAATAATGGGCTCAGTGTAAACACAGTCCCTTTAAGCCTACAAACTGATGGTTACGCACACTCCACCCTGAAACCAAGTGAACCTCTGGATTTCTCCTCAATTCCCCCCCAGATGATAGCTGAAGCCAACTTTTCTCACTGACCTCTGGCTTCTCCATGAGTAATTCCAAACTCCACTCAAAAAGGTACACCTTAGAATCTTTCAATGTTTTCCCTCAGCTGTTCCTAACAACGATCTGCTTCCAGGTTTTATAACTCTAAGTATTACTTTGTCTTGAATGCTTTCAAGCTTTTACACAAACTGAGATCAAGCCACCAATTGCTCCAACTATCACTTCACAGGTAAGATATCGCAAACCTTTGAATTATTTCAAATACCTCTGGCTTCTCATTAGCCAACTCTTTCTCAGCTCTCTGTAACCTCAATGAATAGTTCCAGTTTTCTCTGATCCTTTAACTTCTGGTAAATGTCTCTtcattctctagtttccttaaccagCTGTTCTTTATATTTCTGGTACATGCTCTATTGTATGGTTTTTTCAGCAAAGCTTGAAAGATGttcccttcagctgtgaagctcctGCTTCTGGCAGAGCTGAGAGCCGTGCTGTATACTCAGCTTCCTAGTTTGATCTGTTAAGAATTCACCTAAAACTAAACTCAAAGTCTTTCTACCCTAAAGGTTGCTAAGCAACAGTTCATTCGTTCTCCAATCCTCCTACTTGCTTTTCATGCAGTAAACTCCGAACAATAGGCATCTTGAACTGAAACCAAAATTCCCCCATACATGCAAGCATCTTTgtctaacatgaatctaactagagttgTACCTTTTCCTAAACACACTGAATTAAAGTCACTTAAATCTATACCTAATTTCTAACATCCAGCAATACAAATatagatcacttaaaactacctctgcttcCTGGCACTTGTTCTTGGAGACCAAGCAATACCATGTTCAGGACGTGACTGCCAGAATTCTTCAGGATAGCATCCTGACTCATCAGGAGTGGGGCTGTTTATGAATGATCCTACAAAACTCTTCCATTCACAGCTGCTTTGTAAATAAGCAATCCAAATGCAAATCGATGATTCTGGAGAATATCCAGGCTCGGGTTGACAAATCATTCTTTTTTTCATATAGGCCTTTAATAAAATATTCAAACTGCACCTGCGGTGTAATCAAACAATGTGTCAAAGAAGAAgaggatgtggagataccggcgtcagactgggatgagcacagctccttcctcagatgaatcaaacacctgaggaaggagctgtgctccagaagctagtgattcgaaacaaacctgatgggatttaacctggtgttgaaagacttcttaccaaAGAAGAAGGTTCAGGAACTTTGACTAGAAATTTGGCCTAAACATGGAGAGAGATATAGGTTGATTTAGGAAATGAGTTGCAGAGAATAGGGATTTGGTGGTTGAAGGCATGGCAGTTAATGCTGGGGGTGCCACAAAAAATAAGTCCCAGAGGAATGGAGAGTTTGGGTTTTAGGGTTGGAGGAGGCTAGTGGTAGAGGTAGGTGTTTGGCAAttaagtaattaaaaaaaaaattttagagtacccaattcattttttccaattaagggacaatttagcttggccaatctacctaccctgcacatctttgggttgtgggggcgaaaccgaggcaaacacggggagaatgtgcaaacgccacacggacagtgacccagagctgggatcgaacctgggacctcggtgccatgaggcagaagtgctagccattgcaccactgtgctgccccgcaatTTCACCATAGCAATGAAAATTACATTTGTGACATGGGGAACAAGTCAGTGAGGGCAGT
This Scyliorhinus torazame isolate Kashiwa2021f chromosome 11, sScyTor2.1, whole genome shotgun sequence DNA region includes the following protein-coding sequences:
- the LOC140385516 gene encoding small ribosomal subunit protein uS10, which encodes MAFKDPGKAPVEQEVAIHRIRITLTSRNVKSLEKVCADLIRGAKEKNLKVKGPVRMPTKTLRITTRKTPCGEGSKTWDRFQMRIHKRLIDLHSPSEIVKQITSISIEPGVEVEVTIADA